From one Planktothrix agardhii NIES-204 genomic stretch:
- a CDS encoding ATPase central domain-containing protein gives MNNLFDGFDQLFELAKTLDEKIKSGEIKTDVQIGSRTSIPRQGNIPKNNTESHSVIITPPSVETPSETPNFSAQNFHPLCNISEVGGLGDVIQQLRELVELPLKRPELLAKLGLEPPRGVLFVGPPGTGKTLTARAFAEELGVSYIAIVGPEVMGKYYGEAEAKLRQIFEKAAKSAPCIIFIDEIDSLAPHRSQVEGEVEKRLVAQLLGLMDGFAKTPGVIVLASTNRPDAIDPALRRPGRFDKEIRFRVPDRNGRLEILTILTQSMPLKTVNLEEIADLSVGFVGADLKATCQAAAYTALRRQVPSLEATVPDQLYINQQDFIDALTEIKPSVLRSVEVENPNISWEEIGGLESIKQTLQDSVEGQLLYPELYQQTGAKAPRGILLWGPPGTGKTLLAKAIASQSRANFIAVNGPELLTRWLGAAEAAVRELFAKARQASPCVIFIDEIDSLAPIRGAYLGDSGVSDRVVGQLLTELDGLQNSSEVLLIGATNRPEAIDPALLRSGRLDLQLKVDLPDINSRLAILKVHNKNRPLVDINLTNWATETEGWNGADLALLSNQAALEAIRRYRRQGLTDPKEISITTEDFRLGYEGLILHRTQSKP, from the coding sequence ATGAATAATTTATTTGATGGGTTTGATCAATTATTTGAACTAGCAAAAACCTTAGATGAAAAAATCAAAAGTGGAGAAATTAAAACCGACGTACAAATTGGTTCTCGCACCAGTATTCCTAGACAGGGGAATATACCCAAAAACAATACAGAATCCCATTCTGTAATTATTACACCTCCATCGGTGGAAACCCCATCAGAAACCCCTAATTTTTCTGCTCAAAATTTCCATCCCCTATGCAATATTTCAGAAGTGGGGGGGTTAGGAGATGTGATTCAACAATTACGAGAATTAGTAGAATTGCCTTTAAAACGTCCTGAATTGTTAGCAAAATTAGGCTTAGAACCCCCCCGTGGCGTATTATTTGTTGGCCCACCCGGAACGGGTAAAACCCTAACCGCCAGGGCTTTTGCAGAAGAATTAGGAGTCAGTTATATTGCTATTGTCGGCCCGGAAGTTATGGGCAAATATTATGGGGAAGCGGAAGCCAAATTAAGACAAATTTTTGAGAAAGCCGCGAAATCAGCCCCTTGTATTATATTTATTGATGAAATTGACAGTTTAGCCCCCCATCGTTCCCAAGTAGAAGGGGAAGTGGAAAAACGATTAGTCGCTCAATTATTAGGCTTAATGGATGGTTTTGCCAAAACCCCAGGCGTGATTGTTTTAGCCTCAACAAATCGCCCCGATGCTATTGACCCAGCCCTACGACGTCCGGGCAGATTTGATAAAGAAATTCGCTTTCGAGTTCCTGATAGAAATGGGCGCTTAGAAATCCTTACCATTCTAACACAATCCATGCCCTTAAAAACAGTTAATTTAGAAGAAATTGCCGATTTGTCTGTGGGATTTGTCGGGGCAGATTTAAAAGCTACTTGTCAAGCCGCAGCCTATACAGCTTTACGTCGTCAGGTTCCCTCTTTAGAAGCGACCGTTCCCGATCAATTGTATATTAATCAACAGGATTTTATCGACGCTTTAACGGAAATTAAGCCTTCGGTTTTGCGGTCGGTAGAAGTGGAAAATCCCAATATTTCATGGGAAGAAATTGGCGGTTTAGAGAGTATTAAACAAACCTTACAGGATTCCGTAGAAGGTCAGTTACTTTACCCGGAATTGTATCAACAAACCGGAGCCAAAGCCCCTCGCGGAATCTTACTTTGGGGGCCACCCGGAACGGGTAAAACCTTATTAGCAAAAGCGATCGCATCCCAATCTAGGGCTAATTTTATTGCGGTGAATGGGCCGGAATTATTAACCCGTTGGCTAGGAGCAGCCGAAGCCGCTGTTCGAGAATTATTTGCTAAGGCTAGACAAGCCTCTCCCTGTGTTATTTTTATTGATGAAATTGATAGTTTAGCTCCGATTCGTGGGGCTTATCTGGGAGATTCAGGGGTAAGCGATCGCGTTGTAGGGCAATTATTAACGGAATTAGACGGGTTACAAAATAGTTCTGAAGTATTATTAATTGGGGCAACAAATCGCCCCGAAGCTATCGATCCAGCCCTCTTGAGATCGGGAAGATTAGATTTACAATTGAAAGTCGATTTACCCGATATTAATAGTCGTTTAGCGATCCTGAAAGTTCATAATAAAAACCGTCCTTTAGTTGATATTAATTTAACAAATTGGGCAACGGAAACTGAAGGTTGGAATGGGGCAGATTTAGCATTATTAAGTAATCAAGCCGCCTTAGAAGCCATCCGTCGCTATCGTCGCCAAGGGTTAACTGATCCGAAAGAAATTTCGATTACGACCGAAGATTTCCGTTTAGGATATGAAGGATTGATCTTACATCGAACTCAATCCAAACCCTAA